TCAATACGCCTCTCGCCGACTCAGGCATTTTGATAGTTCCCCGAAGGTCTGTCAACGAAAGCCCTCCGATGATCCTCGTCTGTACGATGCGCAGGACTCCGGCAGCAACATGACAATTTCAGATATTGCGGTATAGTTGAGACATTGCTACGCATCGGACCCGAGGCGCGTCGCAGACCACGGCGCAAAGGACACCATCGATGGATGACCGTAGCCCACAGATTCGCCCCACGCACGAAGACCGGCTTGCCACGCGCTGGACAAAATCCCCCGCCGTGTCACCACAGCAGGAGGCAGAGTCGATTCAGTATTTACAACTGCCCTCGCCGTCGAATCCAGGGCACAACTATATTTTCCCCCTCGCACTCTGTTCCGCAACACCGCGCCCCCGCAAATCCTGACCGCGCGTCTCCCTTCGATACCGGCCTGGCGCCGCGCTACAAAATTACCGGAGTGTGGTATAGTGCGCCGAAATCGAAGGGCCGGACGACCTTGACGGAAGGAGCCTTGAAATGCGCGCGTTGCCTTCTCGCATCACCACATGTCTCAGCACACTCTGTGTCCCACTACTCTTTGCCGCCTGCAGTTTCAAAGCCACCTTCAAAGAAACGACCGATACGACCTCGAATATCACCGGCACCACCTCCGGCCGTACCTGGTGGAATGAAGACGGGATACTGAAGCCGGAACACAAGATCGCTGCCTTTGCCGCCTATAGCCATGAGAACCTTGAAACGGACCTCGCCCGGGGACGCGGAGAATACTTGGCCTCGCTGGAAACCTTACTGGACATGCCGAATCCGGGCCAATTCTCGCCCAACGCCCAGGTCTCCTACGAAACGGGGCGCGCCGCCGGCGACCGCTCGCCCGATCAGTTAGTCCATCGGTTCCGGGAACAGGGCGCCACGCACTGAGACGCATGCACCGACGTCGGATGTCGCCAACAGGCATCGCCGGCCGCATCGGGGGAATGTCATCCCTATGACCACGATCCCTGATGCCGTCGGCCTCCAACGTATTTTCCATCCCACGGACTTTTCCCCAGACAGTCAGGTGGCTTTCGCCCATGCACTCAAGCTGGCACTGCTCCACCGAGCGGAACTCACCATCATGCACGTCGACCCGACGGTGGAGCCGGAGGGCTTCGAAGATTTTCCTCGCGTGCGCCCGACGCTGGAGCGGTGGGGCGTCCTTCCGGCCGGTAGTTCCAAGCGTGACGTCGTGGACCTCGGACTTCAGATCAAGAAAGTTCGAGCGTTGGCGGACAATCCGAAACTCGCCATTCTCGACCATCTGAGTTCACATGCCATGGACCTGATGGTGTTGACGACCCACCAGCATGAGGGAATCACTCGTTGGTCACACCACCCTGTGGCGGAACCGGTTTTGCGGGCAGCCCATGTGCGCACGCTTTTTGTCCCAAATCACGTGCAGGGGTTCGTCTCGCTGGAGGACGGTCACACGTCCTTGAACCGGCTGCTCCTCCCGATCTCCGCCGACATCCCCTCGCAACCGGCGCTCGATATGGCTGAGGCCCTCGTGACCAGCCTGGGTAGCTCCTCCGCTGAGTTTACGTTGGTCCACGCAGGAGCAAAGGATGGGGCGTCCGTGCTGACGCTCCCGGAACGAGCGGGTTGGCACTTCGAGCAATTATTCGGGAAGGGTCATCCGGTGGAGTGGATTCTGGCGGCCGGTGAGGAGTTCGATGTCGACCTGATTGCGATGACGACCAAAGGCCGCGACAGCTTCTTGGATGTTCTCCGCGGCAGCACGACCGAACGGGTTCTGCGCGGGGCCAGATGCCCGCTGCTGGCGATTCCGGTATAGCGGGGCGCGACGTCGGTGGTTCGTGACTCGTATCTCGACGGAAAAGAGAGCCTGGACCGTACGGTTCATGGCACGGGCAGGGAGCGGAATTCGTCATCGCGCTGCAAGCGAGACTGCAAACCCACTCTTGAACAAACTATTAACGACGCTTCACAAGATACGTTGTAGCCGCTGAACGGCTGCCTGGCCTTTCGAATCCTTCCCCAACTCCGTCCTTACGACCTGGCCGTCGCGAACAATCAAGAAATTCGTCGGAATGGCGGGCACACGCGCCCCTGGCAGAATGATCCCGACCAAATTCAGCGGGTCGGCAGCACACAGCTTGATCTCTTGCGAAGCGGTAGTCGAGCCCTGCTTCTTCACCGCGCGCAAGGCTTCGACCGCCTCCGGCAGTGCGTACTGTTCCCCGGTAAATCCTGACACGAATCGACCGCCACGGATTTCCCCCGCCATTTCCAGACGCCGATAGCAGACCAGCAGATCCCGCCAGGCCGACACGAGCGATTCCCGCCCCAACAAATCACGAAACACGACGCCGTACCGGCGCAAGAGTTGCCGGGCGAGATGCTCGCTGGCCGATGATGACTGTGGTGCATTCGGTGGTGCATTGGGACTCATCTGGCTGAGCGCTGACGGCTGATGGCGTTCAGCAGGCCTGAGCAGCGACCATCGCCCGCCGACATGCCGAGGTCGCCGACTTCGATCTCCCTTGTCCGCTCGCCGCCGCTTCGGGTCAATGAGCGCCCGCAGATTGTCGAATCCATCGGCCGTTACCGACCCAGCCGCGACCAACTCCCACAACCCCTCTTCCACCTCGGCGGGCAGGAGCCGCGTCGCATGCAGGACCTCGTCGAAAAAGCTGGCTCCGCGGGACTGCAACATCGTGCGAATCGCTTGAGCCACCGACGACAATCTCGAATCGAGATCGATCCCCTCCACATTCTGCATAGCAAGCCCTCGCCACAGCGAGGCGTTGTCCCTCGTGAAGAGACTGACCGGCGCCACCCGTGTCGGCACGACACGCCGCCCTGCCATGCCCCCCAATTCTTGGAGGAGCTTCGGAGGGGGCGTGAGCCGCCCCCACATCACGGTCCCGCCGAGACAGAGCCGGTCGAGATGGACAGGATCATATTTGGCCACCCGCACGCGCAGCAGATGCGGCTCCCAGGTCGAGGCGGGAGCCTCAAACCCTTCAAGCTGCTTGACCACCTCCAACACTCCGGTATCCCCGTGCAGCCTGGCGCCGGGAGAGACATGTTGCCATTGGAAAAGGAACCGCATGAACTCGGCCGCGGTAACCGGCTCGATTTCCTTGCGGAGCCGGCCGACGGTCAAGCGATGGATTCGCGCCAGAAGTCGGCGATGGCACCACTCCTGAGACGAAAGTCCTGAGGCTTCAGCCGAACCATCCCGTATCCCCCCGCTCCCTTCCGGCGCCTGACGAAAGTGCCCCCGTAAGACTTGCCCCTGGGATTCGAGTCGCAGCATCGCGCCGTTGATATCATCCGGAGACACATGAATCCTTGCAGCCAGCTCGGCGCTTGTCGTCGGGCCGATGCATTCCATCCAGCCTAAGACGATCGCGTCGACCGTCGCCTCATCACCCGTGATGAAGCAGGCCGCAACTCGCTCCCGGTTTTCTGCTGCGATCCAGCCTGAGGCCTCGGAGGACGTCAGACGTGAGACGGGAGGCGATAGGAGATATGCGCGGCCGCTCCGCTCGAGCTCATGGAAATAGTGGATCCAAAGCTGGGCTGACTCGCCGGGCACCCACATCAACGACAACAAGGCATCGTGCGCCTCATCCATGTCGCGGACCACCGGCCACGATTCCTCGACTACCTGGTCGATTGCCGCCTGGTCCAAGGCGCCGAGACTGCCGGCCAGTTCGGCCGGTAAGCTTCGCCGCATCTCAACCGCGCGGGCCCGCCGTTCTTCCAGCGGCGCATCATCGAGGAACGCGTAGGGATTGGCGTTCAAAATCTCATGGCAGAACAGGGACGGGGTCGGCGTATCCACCGCAACACAACGGATCGTGCCCTCGTCGATCGCCCGCAAGACCGTTTCCAATCCCTCGATGTCCATCGCCTCGGTCAAACAGTCTCGGATCGTTTCCTGCACGAGCGGATGGTCGGGAATCTGGCGCACGGTCCGCTCCCCCTGGAAGTTATCTTGGCAGGCGATCGCGTCCGGAAAAACCGTCGACAGTAAATCCTCGGCCCGCATCCGCTGAATCTGCGGCGGCACCTTCTTGCCGCCGGAAAAGCGCAACAGGGCCAACGCTCGCGCCGCGTTCCAGCGCCACCTGGTCATGAACATCGGCGCCTGAAGGACGGCCTGCACCAGAACTTCCCGTATTGTCTTCACATTGAGAAAGGCAAAGACCGTGTCCAGCGGAAAACTGTGACGCTCGCCGAGCGAGAGGACCAACCCTTCGTCGGTTGCCGCCGCTTGCAGTTCGAAATCAAACGTCACGCAGAACCGCTTTCTCAAGGCCAAGCCCCACGCCCGGTTCACCCGGCCGCCAAACGGCGCGTGGATCACCAACTGCATCCCCCCGCTCTCATCGAAAAACCGTTCCGCGACAACCATCTGTTGTGACGGAATAGTCCCAAGGACCATTCGTCCGGACGCAATGTAGAGTACCGCCTGCTCCGCGCCGCGTTGATCTAGTCCACATTCGGCCTTCAACCAGGCTGCGGCGGACGACCGGAGCATCGAAGCCGACTCGGCCCGTTCATCCAACCGGTTCGCAATCTCCACCCGAAGACCGGCCACCTCGGCCGACAGATCGGCCGTTCGCGCAGGCGCCTCCCCCCGCCAGAATGGGATCGTCGGCGGTGCGCCGTGGGCGTCCTCGACACGCATCTTGCCCGTTTCGACGCCGCGAATCCGCCAGGAGGTGTTGCCGAGCAGAATGATGTCTCCAGCCAGGCTCTCTACGGCGAAATCCTCGTCGACGGAACCCACCACCGTGCCATCGGGCTCGGCAATCACGGCATAGTTGGCGGTTTCCGGTATGGCACCACCGGACGTAATAGCGGCCAACCTCGCACCCCGACGGCCTCGAATCCGGCGATTGATCCGGTCATGGTGTAGATACGCATGTCTCCGCCCACGATTGGTTGCGATGCCCTCGGACAACATCGTCAGAATCGCGTCGAACTCGCGTCGAGCCAATTCCCGGTAGGGATCCGCGTGTCGGCAGAGGGTGTACAGCTCATCTTCGTCCCATGACTGGGTGGCAGCGGCGGCAACGATCTGTTGCGCCAGGACATCAAGCGGAGCCGGCGGCACCGAAATCCGATCGAGCAGGCCGGCCCGCATGGCCCGGATCAGCGCGGCACATTCGATCAATTCGTCTCTCGTCGTGGCAAACAGCCGGCCTTTGGGCACAGCGTGAATCCAATGCCCCGCCCGCCCCACTCGCTGCAGGCAGGTAGCGATCGCACGAGGCGATCCGATCTGACACACCAGATCCACGGTGCCCACGTCGATGCCGAGTTCCAACGAGGCCGTCGCTACCACCACGCGGGCCGCGCCGGCTTTCAATCGATCCTCCGCCGAGAGTCTGATCTGTCGGGAGAGGCTGCCGTGATGTGCCGCGACGACTCCATCGCCCAGGTGCTTCAGCCTGTCTTCGAGATAATGCGACACTCGCTCGGCCAGCCGCCTCGTGTTCACGAATACCAGCGTCGATCGATGGGCTTGCACGAGTTCAGCCACACGGTCGTACAGATCGCTCCAAATGGCATTGGTGGCGACCGCGCCAAGCTCATCCTTCGGCACTTCCACCGCGAGATCCATCTTCCGTCGGTGGCCGACATCCACGATGGTCACGCCCGTCCCCTTACCCTCGTGGGTCGCAAAGGAGTCAAAGAGCGGCGCGTCTTGCTGCACGAGCGGCAACGCCCGGTCTCCTGTCAAGAATCGCGCGACGGTCTCGATCGGACGTTGCGTCGCCGAAAGCCCGATGCGCTGGGGCGGAGCACTGGTCAGAGCTTCCAGCCGCTCGAGTGACAGGGCCAGATGTGAGCCCCGCTTGTTCGGTGCCACCGCGTGAATCTCGTCCACAATGACCGTGCGTACGGTGCGAAGCATCCGGCGGCTCTTCTCCGCCGTGAGGAGAATAAAGAGGGACTCAGGCGTGGTGATGAGGATATGGGGCGGGCGCTTGAGCATGTTCTGCCGTTCGAGCATCGGCGTGTCACCGGTTCGAACGACCACCCGGAGTTCCGGCAGCAACAGCCCCGTCGCCATCGCCGCCTGGCCGATCTCCGTGAGCGGCTGCTGGAGATTCTTTTGAACGTCGTTGCTGAGTGCTTTGAGCGGAGAGACGTAGAGTACCTGCGTCTCGTCGCGCAGGTCTCGATCCAGAGCTTGCCGGAAGAGGCTGTCGATACAGGAAAGAAATGCCGCCAGTGTTTTGCCGGATCCGGTCGGCGCGGCGATCAGAACGTGCCCACCGGATTGAATGGCGGGCCAAGCTTTGATCTGAACGTCGGTCGGCACACCGAACCGCCCACGGAACCACTCATCGATGACGGAATGGAACGGGAGGACGGCCATGGGTTGTCATCGTAGCATCCGGCATCAATGGAAACCACCGGTCACGATAGGCGACCTCAAGCCGCGGCGCGAGTCCCCAACTCAACAGGACGACGAGGGCGCAAGGGGCAATGGCTCGACTTGTTGGTCGAGATCGGCCAAGGGCCTCGGGGCCATTCCACCATCCGCTTGCATGAGTACCAAGATCTGGAAATCGCGATCGCCCTCATCGACGCTGTGCACAGCCATGCCCGTCAGTCGAAAGCGTCGGACCGGCAGCAGGGGATCGGCTGCCGGATCGACGTCCACAAGGTCTTCGACCTTGCCCCACCACTGCTCGCGTACGCGCGATCCCAACAGGATCAGCTTGAAGAGAAAACTCTGACGGTCCAGGACATCCCGTCGCTTCAGGCCCGCCACCGCCAACATATCGCCGGCGACTTTATTCGCATATCGCAACTGCATAGCGCTGCTGAACAGCACCACGCCGATGGTCGATGTTTGGGAGTCATTCGCCTCACCCGGCATAATTCCCTCACCACGCGCCGATCGCGACGCTCATCACATTCACGAGTCCTCGTCGTTACATGCCATAGGTCTTGAGAATATCGTAGGAGGTCAAACATTCGTTGCAGTAGCCGCGAGAGAACAGCACCTGGGAGGGTGGGATGACGTGACGCGCGAGGTAGTGGTGGAAATCCACCCATCGAATCATCCCCATGCCGGACGACCCATCGTCTCGCACCCTCCGGCAGAGACCACACATCGGTATGACACGCACCATCCGAATCCTCCTTCGGGTCACTCTTTCCGAGGAGCCAACGTCCGCGTCGAGATGCCTTCCGGACACTGAACCCGCTCGCCTTGCATCACACGGTGCAAGCAATGCACGAGATCCCCCGTCAGATGTTTCACCAAATATCCCGCCGCACCGACCTCGAATGCGGCCGTCGCATAGACAGGATCTTCATGGGACGAGAAAAAGACGACTCTGGTTGTAGGAGTGAGTTCCTGAAGCCGTCGGCCGACCGACAGCCCGTCGAGAAATGAGAGGGAGAAATCGAGCACGACGAGGTCAGGGGTGAGGGACTTAGCCGCCAGCACGAGGGCTTCCCCATCCGTGACCGACGCAACCACCTCAAACTGGCTCTCGAGCAGGATCTCCATAAAGGCCAACATGGCCCGGGACGAATCGCCCAGCAACACACGGGGTCGCATGATTTTCTCTCTCAACTCCCTACGAAGTCGCTGATCGAAAATGGATGGGTATGTTAGGCCCCTGTAGGACTAACCACACGCGTACAAACACGAGGTCTATGCCTGTAAAGATACGAGCATATGGGCTGGTATTTTGTGTGAAACAGGGTCGAAAGAAGGGGAGGACTAGAGCTGACCGGTCAGGCCCTGTGCCATGGCATATTTGACCAATTCGACGGTACTGTGGAGGTTCAACTGCTCCATGATTTGCCCCTTGTGAAACTCGACCGTTCTGGGGGAAATCCTTAATTTTCCGGCAATATCCTTGACGGTATGGCCCTCTGCCAAGAGCTGGAGCACTTCCCGCTGCCTGGTAGTGAGCTCAGGCCCCATTGCCGAAGCACTGTCTCCACCGCGGAGCATTCCCTCGACCACCTCTTTGGTGATCAGGGGGGTGACGTAAAAATTCCCGCTCCGCACGGCACGCATCGCCTGCGCCAGCTCCTCCCCCACACAGCGCTTGAGGAGATAGGCGGACGCCCCGGCCTCAAAGGCTGCCCGAACGTAGGCCGGATCGGCATGCATGGTGATGAACACAATCTTGATCTGGGGGTGCTTGGTCCTGAGGACACGGGCCGCATCGATACCATTGAGCACCGGCATGGAGATGTCCAGTATCACGATGTCGGGCTTGAGTTGCGGGATCGCGTCGAGCAGCGAGCGGCCGTCCCCGACCGTGCCAACGAGCTGGCATTGATCTTCCAGCAATCGCCGAAACCCTTCGACCACCAGGGTATGGTCGTCCGCCAGCAAGACACGAGGCTTGGTCATGGATGCACCTCTCCGATCGGCACATGCACGGAGACGGTGGTGCCCTGCCCCGGCGCCGATTCAATGCGACAATGCCCGTCCAGCGCCAGTAGCCGCTCCCGAATGTTCAAGAGACCCAGGCCGCCTTGCGCGGGTTCGCCTACTTGCGGTTGGAATCCGATTCCGTTGTCCCGCACCACCAGTTCAACTTCCTCTCCGCCTCCGGTCAGTTCGACCTCCACCCGAGAGGCGTCGGCATGCCGCACGATATTGGATAAGCACTCCTGCACGACACGGTAAAGGGCTGTGGCGGTTGATTTGCCCGGCGGCGGATCAAGCGGCTGTCGGACGAAGAGAGTCTTGATCCCCGTTCTCGCCGAAAACTCATCCAGCAACCGTTGCAGCGCCGCTTCCAACCCCAAATCATCGAGGATCGACGGATGATACCGGTACGCCATGTGGCGCACATCGTCTGACAACGCAGCCAATCCCCGTAGCGCGCTGCGGACTTCGCGTTGCACCTCGTCGGGAACCGATCCGTTCCGCCGTTCAACGCCCTGAAGCCCGAGCGTGAGAATGGCCAATCGCTGATTCACATCGTCGTGCAGGTCCCGCGCGATCCGCCGGCGTTCTTCCTCCTGTGCCGTCAGAATTCTGCCGGTGAGGGCATGCAACTGCACTTCGTTGCGCTGAATCGCCAACCGGCTTTCCGCAAGATCCGCCGTCCGTTCGGAAACGCGCTGCTCCAGCCGCTCATTGGCCTCCTTCAAGAGCGCTTCCGTACGCCGACGTTGAAAGACAAATAGCACAGGGACCCAAATGGAAAACAGTCCTAGCAGGTGGTTGCCCCAACCGAACCACGTCGGGAGTCCAGGCAAGGAAGGTCCTAAGACGGTCCCAACCATGTGCAGGATCGAGCAGGCCAACGCGGTCCATGCCGGAAGCGTACGTCGCTCGGAGACGCCGGCCAGCACGACCACCAGACTGTACAGAACCCCGTTGGCTACGCCTAAGGGAAGATGCAGATCCAGGACAAAAAACAAGCAGGCAAGAATTCCGCCGGCAGCAAGAATGAGCTCTTCCCGCCACCGGGGCGCTCCCGCATCCGGTTCGAAAGAAGCCCGTGACGGCCTTCTCTGAAATGAACATACCGGCATAGGGGGATCATCTTAGCATGATCACCTGCAATGGAACTATGTCTGCCGGCTGTCCCACCGACGGCAAATGAGGCCCCTGTTCGGGTAAGATGGACGAATGCGCATACCGCCGATCGTCATCCTCGGGTCAGGCTATACCGGTCGCGTAATTTTCGAACTCCTGGGACGCCGCCACATTCACGTGTGCGCAACCAGCCGTGAACCAGACGTGAAGTTACCCTACGTCCCGGTTGATCGACGACTGCGGTTTGACCTGGCTGTCCCCTCGACCTGGACAGCGATTCCCAAAGAAGCTGGCCTCATTTGGACCTTTCCCGCGACGCCCCCGGAGCAGGTCCAAGCCTTTGCGCACACACATTGTCTCCCCGGACGCCCTCTCGTCGTATTGGGTAGCACCTCGGCCTATGATGCGAACTCCCAGCCGGCCAGCGGGCCGATCCCCTGGCTGGATGAATCGGCGCCAATCGATCACGCGCTTCCCCGCGTACAAGGAGAAGAACATCTCCGGACTCAATATGGAGCCGTGATTCTGCGCGTTGCCGGTATCTATGGGCCCGGGAGAAACCCGCTGGACTGGATCCGCCGAGGCCGTGTCGGCCCAAGCAACAAGCTCGTCAACCTCATCCATGTGGAAGATCTTGCTGAGATTGCCGTTCGCGCACTGGAGCGCGGGAAGAGCGGCGAGACTTACAATGTCAGCGACGGCCAACCTCGCGCCTGGCGTGAAATCTGCGAGGAAGCACGTACGCGATGGGGAGTGGTGCCAAGCGAAGCCCGGGATCGACGGGATCCCGGCAAACGGATCTCGAATAGAAAACTCGCCGGCTCCCTGGGCTACGACCTTCGCCATGCGGACTTATATCGTGCAATCGAGTGCATCGAGCGTCCGGAGAAATCGCAGCCTCGTTCCCCGTCCTGAGAGACTTCACCGGCCCGGCTGGCGGTTCTCACCTTTCCGAGCGAGGACGCAGGACTTCCTGTAACGCATCCGCCACCACCTGATGTCCTGCCGCCGTCCAGTGCGTATCATCCAAGTAATAGGTCAGCCGGCCTTTTACGGATTCCCGACGCAGAGCGGCAGTGAGGTCCACGAATCCGATTTGGGGATCGATCGCACCCACAAGTGACCGCACACGTTCGGGCAAGTCGTTGAGGCCCCAGTGTTTCATGACATCGCCGGTTTCACTGAAATCCGCGACGTCTCGATAGACGCGAAATTTCGCCGGAGCGAATGCCACCACGAAGTCGATATGCCGCTCGCGGCACAGTGCATAGGCCACTTCCAAAACTCGGCGAGTCTCCTGCAGCATCTGCGAATCGGATGACGACACCTCGTCAAGAGGCGTCACAAAGTACATCCGCTGCGTCTGCCCCTGCTCATCTCGAACCTTGCCGAACTGCTGCTGAATCCGGCTGTGCGGCACACAAGTTCGCGGCGCAACGATCGCGGCAAGAAGGTTCCGCATGAACGACCGGTCCCAGAGCACGTCAAATTGGGTACGGGCCTCCACCATCCTTCGACGCTCGGGATACAACCGCATCTCGGCCAGATCGTTTCCCTCGAAGAACACCCACACGATCGTGTTCGGTTTCAGATCGAGCGCGTAGCGCCTGAGTACGGCCAATTCCTGGTAGGGGTTGTATCCAAGTTGGCCCAAATTCGCGACGCTCCGGTTCAACTGCCGCCCAAGTCGGTTCGTGAATAATTCCGCGTCCGCCGCCATCGGAGCCTCGACGTTGGAATCCCCGATCACCGCTAAATCAGCCTGCTTGAGATCGGGGGAGTTGCGAAATCCGTGGGCGTCATATTGCACATCGAAGCTGGTGCCGGATTCTCGATCCACGCATAAGGCCTCCCCGATGTTTCCGCGGGCCAAGGTCCCCGCCACCCGAGAAAAGGGCTTACGGACCCATATGAGTTCGCGGTCCTGCACATACCCAGGTTTCGTCCAGAGCTCAACGGTCGCTGAAGGCAGAAGCACTCTATAGTCCACCCATCCCACAGCAGCGGGAATTTCCAGGCAACCCAGACCGACGAGCACGGCGGCTGTCATCAACGTGAACCGTTGACGGATTTCCGCACGCGGGAGATCAGACAGAAACGCATAGGCGCCCCAGAGCAAGAGGTACACCGCGATGAGATCGTCAAACAGGTGCCGCAAATTCGTAACGCCGGTCGACCACAACAAGGCCAAGGCCACCGCAAACACAGTCACCGTCACCTGAACCGATCGATCCTTCAACATCCGCACGCCGGCTCCCGTCATGGACTCAGTCCGCAGCTGGATCGGTTCCCCGCGCCGAGGCGGAGATTCTCTCCCTACCTGTCGCCACAGCGTTCGCCTCGACAAGCATCACCTCCCATCGTCATTCAACCTAGCATCTTACTGGACGCATGTACAGCATAGCTGGACACATGCTTCGCGCGACCTCCCCGGCACCCCGAATCTTCATCTTCGGCCAAGACGCATACCGCCTGTGTGCGGCGGTTGCGGACGGGCGCGAAACATGATAGATCTGCACCCCGATTCACGCCCTGGAGTCCTGGCTTTCTACGATGGCTGCACGTTCATCCGCACGCGCCTCCAACCGAGGCGCAGCGACGCCGATTAAGGAAACCCACGTCGGCGATATTCTTCGCCGGTTCCGAAAGTCCCGACACTTGTCTGTCCGCACGCTGGCCGACAAGTGCGGGTTCTCCCCCAGCTTCATTTCACAGGTGGAACTGCGTCAGGCATCCCCTTCGATTGCCTCCACCGAGAAAATCGCCTCTGCCCTCGGCATGACGCTGGGCGAGTTCTTCCATGCCCTCGCCCCATCCTCCCCCTCCGTCATTCGCGCCGACGCCAGGCCCGTCGTCCAGAGTGAGTGGTCGCGCGCCAAGATCGAAACTCTGGGACCCGTCGGTGAGGACAGCCAGCTGGAGCCGATGGTGATTACGATTCAACCCGGAGGGCGAAGTGGGCATAAACCCTACACGAGAGCCGGAGAGCAGTTAGCCGTGATTTTGCAGGGGAGCGTTGAACTGACGCTGGGAGAGGAAATCCATCAATTAAAGCGTGGAGATGCTGCCTGCATTCCGGCTAGACATCAGCACTGCTGGCGAAACGGGAGCCGGAAACCGTCTCAAATCCTGATCGTCACGGTCCGCCGACGCGCATAAGGCCGTCGGTATCGGCTCTCTCCCTTCACGCCCGCAACAGCGCCATCACGCTGAGACAGACCAGCAGATTATTGATCGCATGGCCGATCATGCCAGGCCAAAGGCTTCCCGTCCGCTCATAGGCCCAGGCCCACACAATCCCGCTCCAAAAGACACTGAAAAAACCGATGATTCCGTACCCATGCGCGATCGCAAAAATCGCCGCGCTCGTCGCCGCCGCCGGTCCCCACTGAAACCGGCGCCGCAACACGCCGAACAGCAAGCCTCGGAACGCCAATTCCTCGAACAGAGGCGCGAACACCACATATTCCATCAAGCTGATGACCAGCACCGAGGGCGGCGCCCATACAAGATCCGCATCGAACCACTCGGTCCAGTGACTGGAGAGTTTGAGAGGCTCGGCAATCCGACCCATGACCCATTCTCCCAATAGTCCCGCCGCGACCACAGCCAGGACAGCCAGTAGCAGCCTGCCCAGATGATGGGGCTCGATGCGCAGGCCAAATCCGCCCCCGAACGATTGTCCTTGAGGCCTAAGCAGGTGGTAATAGGCCAGCGCGAGCAGCGGCAGGTTCGACAGCGGCACCACCAACACGCGCACCGAGGAGTAATCGGCGGAAGCGAAAAGAAACGCCATCGTCAGCAAAGCCCCGATCGCTCCGCCGCGCAACAGCACCGCGACGCCCAGACTGCCGGCCCAGAGAGGCGGTAGTTCCGAGGCAGCCACGCGAATCATATCGGTTCGCCCCCGGCGCGCAAACCACAGCACCAGCACGGTACCGCCCAGCACCATCAAGCAGATCTCCGCCACGGCGAATGCGCGCGACCGCCACAACAGCGCCCCGGTTCTGGCATTGGCCGAATCCTGCAGCGTCGCCAGCAGCGCACGGTCACCGGACACCTCCGCGAGATGGGTCGCCAGCCGCCCATAAAACCATCCCGTGATAGGTTGTTCCGCCAGCTCCGCCTGAAGGTCCAGCGC
This Nitrospiraceae bacterium DNA region includes the following protein-coding sequences:
- a CDS encoding CPBP family intramembrane metalloprotease → MEFDDQLSQHTASTSPTPECVGAPPPPVYYNPKFSRLITLLSAVVLLASIGVVVWLAFEVPRLGRVADAGRALDHMVGRLMDTEEGFKTLPPWERYLYEMTMGSDVNERTQAIEWYQELVEESADPMADLHLAILEGEDGRLDDLRRKVPQWEHLGEPYPLYADLIASGYLRGHLSPDEALDLQAELAEQPITGWFYGRLATHLAEVSGDRALLATLQDSANARTGALLWRSRAFAVAEICLMVLGGTVLVLWFARRGRTDMIRVAASELPPLWAGSLGVAVLLRGGAIGALLTMAFLFASADYSSVRVLVVPLSNLPLLALAYYHLLRPQGQSFGGGFGLRIEPHHLGRLLLAVLAVVAAGLLGEWVMGRIAEPLKLSSHWTEWFDADLVWAPPSVLVISLMEYVVFAPLFEELAFRGLLFGVLRRRFQWGPAAATSAAIFAIAHGYGIIGFFSVFWSGIVWAWAYERTGSLWPGMIGHAINNLLVCLSVMALLRA
- a CDS encoding helix-turn-helix transcriptional regulator, which produces MAARSSARASNRGAATPIKETHVGDILRRFRKSRHLSVRTLADKCGFSPSFISQVELRQASPSIASTEKIASALGMTLGEFFHALAPSSPSVIRADARPVVQSEWSRAKIETLGPVGEDSQLEPMVITIQPGGRSGHKPYTRAGEQLAVILQGSVELTLGEEIHQLKRGDAACIPARHQHCWRNGSRKPSQILIVTVRRRA
- a CDS encoding sensor histidine kinase; this translates as MPVCSFQRRPSRASFEPDAGAPRWREELILAAGGILACLFFVLDLHLPLGVANGVLYSLVVVLAGVSERRTLPAWTALACSILHMVGTVLGPSLPGLPTWFGWGNHLLGLFSIWVPVLFVFQRRRTEALLKEANERLEQRVSERTADLAESRLAIQRNEVQLHALTGRILTAQEEERRRIARDLHDDVNQRLAILTLGLQGVERRNGSVPDEVQREVRSALRGLAALSDDVRHMAYRYHPSILDDLGLEAALQRLLDEFSARTGIKTLFVRQPLDPPPGKSTATALYRVVQECLSNIVRHADASRVEVELTGGGEEVELVVRDNGIGFQPQVGEPAQGGLGLLNIRERLLALDGHCRIESAPGQGTTVSVHVPIGEVHP
- a CDS encoding response regulator transcription factor, encoding MTKPRVLLADDHTLVVEGFRRLLEDQCQLVGTVGDGRSLLDAIPQLKPDIVILDISMPVLNGIDAARVLRTKHPQIKIVFITMHADPAYVRAAFEAGASAYLLKRCVGEELAQAMRAVRSGNFYVTPLITKEVVEGMLRGGDSASAMGPELTTRQREVLQLLAEGHTVKDIAGKLRISPRTVEFHKGQIMEQLNLHSTVELVKYAMAQGLTGQL